From Halotia branconii CENA392, the proteins below share one genomic window:
- a CDS encoding MoaD/ThiS family protein, whose product MSKSAITVTVKLFAAYQEAYGVSELALEFPDDTPVRAVCDRLIAEHPELTQWRDITRFGINLTFVEPDTLLQEGDEVVLIPPVSGG is encoded by the coding sequence ATGTCTAAGTCTGCGATCACAGTTACTGTCAAATTGTTTGCTGCTTATCAAGAAGCTTATGGAGTTTCGGAACTAGCGCTAGAATTTCCTGATGATACACCAGTTAGAGCAGTGTGCGATCGCCTCATCGCTGAACACCCAGAACTTACCCAATGGCGTGACATTACCCGCTTTGGCATCAACTTGACATTTGTAGAACCAGATACCCTACTGCAAGAAGGCGACGAAGTAGTATTAATTCCCCCAGTTAGTGGTGGGTAA
- a CDS encoding carboxypeptidase-like regulatory domain-containing protein, which translates to MRPWLLFTNIRYLLAAIAIICQIIVTPAAANTAEITTPLTDESKSFGVFPVGLNVGKRNVNPSILIRGQENGSQAINFANWLLPYDAVISALKLNVTTLPDGQLEVRSPGIVTRINPQKLRTDSELGLVFSIQDLQTLFGVAATFDINEYAIVLEIPWLNQSSGELTQTETAIQLQGLPHIAPANFNIATIEQKVNASGTATTSASYRGDVVAVGSAFGGSWFIRTDQPNLQNQQTWNIAEAQFLRQTNLADYFIGSQPTFWQNQGTGDYWGFTYIQRQGFVPPQFFGGGFSDPRQRLQAAAVGRTISGKTEPGTLVRLVQGLGDRVIAEILVDSSGIYRFENIKSDNQFLGNNYRVLLYPQGRLTAQPEIREATFSIVPGQLPAGASALVVSGGLRREFSENPSFLGNFSEFRGGIAQRWGLSESLTVGLGGVYDESARALAELFWRSGDLPLQVAVSALTGNKWDINADIRYDPFPNLNAVFTSDRFSSRFNLDWRVSSNFSLFTNTSTRDATFGGVQINFSGKDAFTFARVSLDTENRWRWNLLQRLGKLELTQRGNEIGTLSELIYKLSANSWVDSGNSLLLSYETLNQNRADNLLVLGWRYRSPQRVIDGNYLWEFQLGYGIGSQATGLIATLSTTVLPGLQLRGRYQGVSVNSDQATFSVDLVSSLGLQKGFTPGDRRSQYFRTQGGLLIQPFFDRNNNGKRDQGEEFYTKNPESLLVINNRSIKSFQPDIRSDRILVRMPTGIYRLELDPAGFPPDWQATVDALAVDVVAGSYTPVMVSLIRSYTRLGVITDAQGNVVAGARVEAIQPNQLNRRFSVTNGAGVYYLEGLQKGQYILQINGKSAGSLQLEESSEPFQELNLQQPSS; encoded by the coding sequence GTGCGACCTTGGTTATTATTCACCAACATTAGATATTTGCTAGCAGCGATCGCTATTATTTGCCAAATTATTGTCACCCCAGCTGCTGCAAATACTGCGGAAATTACTACCCCATTAACTGATGAGTCCAAAAGTTTTGGGGTGTTTCCTGTGGGCTTGAATGTAGGCAAACGCAACGTTAATCCTAGTATCTTAATACGTGGTCAAGAAAATGGTTCCCAAGCAATTAATTTTGCTAATTGGCTATTGCCTTATGATGCTGTAATTTCAGCTTTGAAATTGAATGTCACTACATTACCAGATGGACAATTAGAAGTGCGATCGCCTGGTATTGTCACTCGGATTAATCCTCAAAAACTTCGCACCGATTCAGAATTGGGACTAGTATTTTCTATTCAAGATTTACAAACTTTGTTTGGAGTAGCGGCGACATTTGATATTAACGAATACGCCATTGTTTTAGAAATTCCTTGGCTGAATCAATCCAGCGGGGAATTAACCCAAACAGAAACCGCTATTCAACTCCAAGGATTACCGCATATTGCACCTGCAAATTTTAATATAGCAACAATTGAACAAAAGGTGAATGCTAGCGGCACTGCAACTACGTCAGCGAGTTATCGAGGTGACGTAGTTGCTGTTGGTAGTGCTTTTGGCGGTTCATGGTTTATCCGTACCGATCAACCAAACTTACAAAATCAGCAAACTTGGAATATTGCCGAGGCGCAGTTTTTACGGCAAACTAATTTAGCTGATTATTTTATTGGTTCCCAGCCAACTTTTTGGCAAAATCAAGGAACCGGAGATTATTGGGGTTTTACCTATATTCAAAGACAGGGGTTTGTACCTCCTCAATTTTTTGGTGGTGGTTTTTCTGATCCTCGCCAACGCTTACAAGCCGCCGCAGTTGGCCGTACGATTTCTGGTAAAACTGAGCCAGGTACATTAGTACGCCTAGTACAAGGTTTAGGCGATCGCGTCATTGCGGAAATTTTAGTTGATTCTTCTGGCATTTACCGCTTTGAAAATATTAAGAGCGATAATCAATTTCTGGGTAATAATTATCGTGTCTTACTGTATCCCCAAGGGCGACTCACAGCCCAACCAGAAATTCGAGAGGCAACTTTTTCTATAGTACCAGGGCAATTGCCAGCAGGTGCTTCAGCATTAGTTGTTTCTGGTGGGTTGCGACGAGAATTTTCTGAAAATCCCAGTTTTTTAGGAAACTTTTCGGAATTTAGGGGTGGAATTGCTCAAAGGTGGGGTTTGTCAGAAAGCCTTACAGTAGGTTTAGGTGGAGTGTACGATGAATCTGCCAGAGCTTTAGCAGAGTTATTTTGGCGTTCTGGCGATTTGCCTTTACAGGTAGCAGTTTCAGCACTTACAGGTAACAAGTGGGATATAAATGCAGATATTCGTTATGATCCATTTCCTAACTTGAATGCTGTATTTACCAGCGATCGCTTTTCTAGTCGATTTAATTTAGATTGGCGAGTTTCTTCTAATTTCAGTTTATTCACTAATACCAGCACACGAGATGCTACATTTGGCGGAGTACAAATTAATTTTAGTGGCAAAGATGCCTTTACTTTTGCCCGTGTCAGCTTAGATACTGAAAATCGCTGGCGGTGGAATTTACTGCAACGTCTAGGCAAATTAGAACTGACGCAGCGGGGAAACGAAATTGGTACTTTGTCAGAACTCATCTACAAATTATCTGCAAATAGCTGGGTAGATTCCGGTAACTCATTGCTGTTAAGTTACGAAACACTGAATCAAAATCGCGCTGATAACTTACTTGTCTTGGGTTGGCGTTATCGTTCTCCCCAAAGAGTAATTGATGGTAATTATCTTTGGGAATTTCAGCTTGGTTATGGCATTGGTTCTCAGGCTACAGGACTAATTGCTACATTATCAACAACGGTTTTACCCGGTTTACAGTTGCGAGGACGTTATCAGGGTGTGTCAGTCAATTCCGATCAAGCAACTTTTAGTGTAGATTTAGTTTCTAGCCTTGGTTTACAAAAAGGTTTTACCCCAGGCGATCGCCGTTCCCAATACTTCCGCACTCAAGGCGGTTTATTAATTCAACCATTTTTTGACCGCAATAATAACGGTAAGCGCGATCAGGGCGAAGAATTTTATACCAAAAATCCCGAATCACTATTGGTAATTAACAATCGCTCAATTAAATCTTTTCAACCAGATATTAGAAGCGATCGCATTTTAGTGCGTATGCCTACTGGAATTTATCGCCTAGAACTCGATCCAGCAGGTTTTCCCCCCGACTGGCAAGCTACGGTTGATGCTTTGGCAGTTGATGTGGTTGCTGGCAGTTATACTCCTGTAATGGTATCGCTGATTCGCTCTTACACGCGATTAGGAGTGATAACGGATGCTCAAGGTAATGTAGTTGCAGGCGCACGAGTAGAAGCCATACAACCAAATCAGCTAAATCGGCGATTTTCTGTCACCAACGGTGCAGGAGTATATTATTTAGAAGGTTTACAAAAAGGTCAATACATCTTGCAAATTAATGGCAAATCAGCTGGTAGTTTGCAATTAGAAGAGTCTTCAGAACCATTTCAAGAATTGAATCTGCAACAGCCATCTAGTTAG
- a CDS encoding lamin tail domain-containing protein: protein MSLLLKGLLAAHKNPFNRYRKLLGSLALSLCVLSSWTHTAQAEGSRTLYPSTAPAGSSRANLEWRTDTYGGLVLRRTLLKVYANQGEYILLGSSAVGVGSGNIRVYNPNRVSGSIGSETIPTTPDFQCSSQPGRGVISTRQQELNGPRAISGTGNPNGYIPCYYQAPSPGVYDIVFYGPDGGNAANNVAPTGEINLSSSSNFGTQQGTSVAAWDVTVRSSDQTSTTDKEGRLFSYYLALYTGSNGRNLNFPIYPITTDGFRYKVELRGTDPNGFVVYGNQVGFFDSDGKTPLYHDILGADGQVANPLGNVSLARPQYATFFNPIDSNVIPYIDRYKSDGTLEGIGIPLNPIIPEVKNLQFNGTVTGNNSSFGTGGTFSFSSNVTGTYELIISRDGSNFDPSNSQNRLLRGGMTVTGQQSVSWDGKDNSGNFFPVGSNYKVSIRTFGGEYHFPLLDAENNFTGGPTITMLNAINPIGNTRGFYDDRGYKTIGGTQVGTLGQVLCGKGPPSPAFSDPINGFDTASNDRKFGQSGNNGNANKLCDSTGSFGDTKGLDLWTYYPGVTQPTPLNIIDRVSANSGKIIINEVLYKETGTSTNTNDEFIELYNASTSAVDLSGFKLADGHLTASDNDGTNGLTHIFPNGATLQPGQYAVIWIGDNNVNHQATKATLQYWLGQTPKLNNSGDDVWLYDNQDQIIDYIAYGTGNEVNTPPSSVLNLWDNTYQSSLAGANTGQSISLTPNGQDTNASACWEATTSSNAATRCTNYLPTRNTDTIGSRVTSVGENNNGAAVTQPTLVLVKRITRINNQDLTDIVDGRSDVPTNATNYVATPRDTDDNDPKWPSGYLQGLINAGTVKPGDELEYTIYFLSNGLGNATNVRFCDLVPVSTSFTPTAFNGMTSNDGGLPGANQGIALAVGASTPTVYFSNVADADRGRFYPANDSATPSYCGTNINGAVVVNITRSPDLPNLPKATGSGTPTNSYGFVRFRAKVK, encoded by the coding sequence ATGAGTCTACTGTTAAAAGGTCTTTTAGCGGCCCATAAAAACCCCTTCAACCGCTATAGAAAATTATTAGGTAGCCTTGCTTTATCACTGTGCGTCCTGAGTTCCTGGACACATACTGCTCAAGCTGAAGGTAGTCGCACTCTGTATCCCAGTACCGCCCCTGCCGGAAGTAGCAGAGCTAACCTAGAGTGGCGTACTGATACTTATGGCGGCTTGGTGCTGCGACGAACTTTACTAAAAGTCTATGCCAACCAAGGAGAGTATATTCTTTTGGGTTCCAGTGCAGTTGGGGTAGGTAGCGGTAATATCAGGGTTTACAACCCTAATCGTGTCAGTGGCAGCATTGGCAGCGAAACGATTCCCACGACACCAGATTTTCAATGTTCCTCTCAACCTGGGCGGGGTGTTATCTCAACTCGCCAACAGGAATTAAATGGCCCCCGCGCGATTTCTGGCACAGGTAATCCCAACGGCTATATTCCCTGTTACTATCAAGCTCCATCCCCTGGAGTTTATGACATCGTTTTCTACGGACCTGATGGGGGTAACGCCGCAAATAATGTCGCTCCGACTGGTGAAATTAATTTGAGTAGTAGCAGCAATTTTGGTACTCAACAAGGAACTAGTGTTGCAGCTTGGGATGTAACGGTACGCAGCAGCGACCAAACTTCCACAACTGACAAAGAGGGACGGTTATTTAGCTACTATCTTGCCCTCTACACTGGCAGTAATGGTCGAAATCTCAACTTCCCAATTTATCCTATAACGACAGATGGCTTCCGATACAAAGTAGAACTTAGAGGCACAGATCCCAATGGATTTGTTGTCTATGGTAATCAGGTAGGCTTTTTTGACAGTGATGGAAAAACGCCTCTTTACCACGACATATTAGGGGCGGATGGTCAGGTTGCAAATCCTCTAGGTAATGTTAGCTTGGCTCGTCCCCAATATGCTACCTTTTTCAACCCCATCGACTCTAACGTAATTCCATACATTGATCGATATAAATCAGATGGCACTTTAGAGGGAATAGGCATTCCTCTTAATCCAATTATTCCCGAAGTCAAAAATTTGCAATTCAACGGCACAGTTACGGGAAACAATAGTTCTTTTGGTACAGGTGGTACTTTCAGCTTTAGTAGCAACGTTACAGGTACTTACGAACTCATTATCAGTCGAGACGGTAGTAATTTTGATCCCAGCAACTCACAAAACCGCCTTTTACGAGGGGGGATGACTGTAACGGGACAGCAATCAGTTAGTTGGGATGGTAAAGATAACAGTGGGAATTTTTTCCCGGTTGGCAGTAATTATAAAGTCAGTATTAGAACTTTTGGAGGTGAATATCACTTTCCTTTATTGGATGCGGAAAATAATTTTACCGGTGGTCCTACCATTACAATGCTGAATGCTATTAATCCTATAGGCAATACAAGAGGATTTTATGACGACCGTGGTTATAAAACCATCGGTGGTACTCAAGTTGGTACGTTGGGTCAAGTACTTTGTGGTAAAGGTCCACCAAGCCCAGCCTTCAGTGACCCAATTAATGGCTTTGACACCGCAAGTAATGACCGGAAATTTGGTCAATCTGGTAACAATGGTAATGCTAATAAATTATGCGATTCCACCGGTTCATTTGGAGATACCAAAGGACTGGATTTGTGGACTTATTATCCTGGTGTAACTCAACCAACTCCATTGAATATTATTGATAGAGTTTCAGCTAACTCTGGTAAAATTATTATTAACGAAGTGTTGTACAAAGAAACAGGAACTAGTACTAACACTAACGATGAATTTATTGAACTATATAATGCTTCTACGTCTGCTGTAGATTTAAGTGGTTTTAAATTGGCAGATGGACATTTAACTGCTAGTGACAATGATGGCACTAACGGATTGACTCATATATTTCCTAATGGTGCAACTTTACAGCCAGGGCAATATGCTGTGATTTGGATTGGAGATAACAATGTCAATCATCAAGCCACAAAAGCCACTTTGCAATATTGGTTAGGACAAACTCCCAAACTCAATAACTCTGGTGATGATGTTTGGTTATACGATAATCAAGATCAGATTATTGACTATATCGCCTATGGCACAGGCAATGAGGTTAATACGCCTCCCTCAAGTGTTTTAAATCTTTGGGATAATACCTATCAATCTTCTTTGGCTGGGGCTAATACAGGCCAATCTATCAGCTTGACTCCAAATGGGCAAGACACTAATGCTAGTGCTTGTTGGGAAGCAACAACTAGTAGTAATGCCGCTACTAGATGTACAAACTATTTACCAACTAGAAACACAGATACTATAGGCAGTCGTGTGACTAGTGTGGGCGAAAATAATAACGGTGCTGCTGTTACTCAACCAACCTTAGTGTTAGTTAAACGTATTACCCGCATCAATAACCAAGATTTAACTGATATTGTTGATGGTCGTAGCGATGTTCCTACTAATGCTACTAACTACGTAGCTACACCACGAGATACTGATGATAACGATCCTAAATGGCCTAGTGGTTATTTACAAGGATTAATTAATGCTGGCACTGTTAAACCAGGAGATGAATTGGAATACACTATCTATTTTCTTTCTAATGGTTTAGGTAATGCAACTAATGTAAGATTTTGTGATTTAGTTCCTGTAAGTACTAGTTTTACTCCTACTGCTTTTAATGGTATGACTTCCAATGATGGTGGTTTACCAGGAGCAAATCAAGGTATTGCTCTGGCTGTTGGTGCTAGCACGCCTACGGTTTACTTCAGCAATGTAGCAGATGCAGATCGTGGACGTTTTTATCCTGCCAACGATTCCGCTACACCGTCGTACTGTGGAACTAATATCAATGGGGCTGTGGTAGTCAATATTACGCGGAGTCCAGATTTGCCTAATCTACCAAAAGCAACTGGATCTGGTACACCTACTAATTCTTATGGTTTTGTTCGCTTTAGAGCTAAGGTGAAATAA